The following coding sequences are from one Streptomyces venezuelae window:
- a CDS encoding SPW repeat protein, translating to MSGAPSSMDTHPDIVDMRARHESAERAASTPKAQAIDALAFLTGLYLAASPWIAGFNQFQRLSIVNLIVGIAYALLMSGGFGRAYERTHGMAWAACALGVWTIVAPWVIRGDATTPTTVWNNVVTGAVAALLALAAGAAARAGDKSKAAHGKNIRKGRRDMSRAGHD from the coding sequence ATGTCCGGGGCACCGTCCTCCATGGACACGCACCCCGACATCGTCGACATGCGCGCCCGGCACGAGAGTGCCGAACGTGCGGCAAGCACACCCAAGGCGCAGGCCATCGACGCGCTGGCCTTCCTCACGGGTCTCTATCTGGCCGCGTCTCCCTGGATCGCCGGCTTCAACCAGTTCCAGCGGTTGTCGATCGTCAACCTGATCGTCGGCATCGCGTACGCGCTCCTGATGAGCGGCGGCTTCGGCCGGGCCTACGAGCGCACCCACGGCATGGCGTGGGCCGCCTGCGCGCTGGGCGTCTGGACGATCGTCGCGCCCTGGGTCATCCGCGGTGACGCCACCACCCCGACGACGGTGTGGAACAACGTCGTCACCGGTGCTGTGGCTGCCCTCCTCGCCCTGGCCGCCGGCGCGGCCGCACGGGCGGGAGACAAGTCGAAGGCGGCACACGGAAAGAACATCCGGAAAGGCAGGAGGGACATGAGCCGCGCCGGTCATGACTGA
- a CDS encoding SDR family oxidoreductase codes for MDHLPEEESDAQQIEQEINALGRRTLLLPGDLSDADFCAETVRRTVDELGGLNILVSNAAYLNSQKSIAPHLVAQTPLGRVAQPEEIAPACVYLAGDADSSYTIGETIAATGGYTDFR; via the coding sequence ATCGACCACCTCCCCGAGGAGGAGTCGGACGCTCAGCAGATCGAGCAGGAGATCAACGCGCTGGGGCGCAGGACCCTGCTGCTCCCCGGCGACCTGAGCGACGCGGACTTCTGCGCCGAGACGGTGCGCCGTACCGTCGACGAGCTCGGCGGCCTCAACATCCTGGTCAGCAACGCCGCGTACCTGAACAGTCAGAAGTCCATCGCCCCGCACCTCGTGGCGCAGACGCCGCTGGGCCGGGTGGCGCAGCCCGAGGAGATCGCGCCCGCGTGCGTCTACCTGGCCGGCGACGCCGACTCCAGCTACACGATCGGCGAGACCATCGCCGCCACCGGCGGGTACACGGACTTCCGCTGA
- a CDS encoding DNA topoisomerase IB — MGEKRRLRTSHIDGPGITRVRSGRGFRYKDASGRPVTDPAEKKRLQELVIPPAWQDVWICPWPNGHLQAVGTDAAGRRQYLYHPQFRERQEAAKHEHVLEVAAALPEVRAHVAEDLAGRGLSRDRVRACAARLLDLGFFRIGNESYRRDNGTYGLTTLLKEHVTCRRGEVSVTYPAKFSKTMTRALVDPPACKVLRALLRRDSAGPRLFTYWQGGSWHELQAADLNDYLRDRAGTDITAKDFRVWHGTVLAAVALAVSAQVADESKAARKRAVTRAVREVSEYLSNTPAVCRASYINPRVIELFEEGRTIADALDRLGDGATFGRPATQGAVEEAVLRLLS; from the coding sequence ATGGGTGAGAAGCGGCGGCTGCGCACGAGCCACATCGACGGGCCCGGCATCACCCGCGTCCGTTCAGGACGCGGATTCCGCTACAAGGACGCCTCGGGCCGCCCCGTCACCGATCCCGCGGAGAAGAAGCGCCTGCAGGAGCTCGTCATCCCGCCGGCCTGGCAGGACGTCTGGATCTGCCCGTGGCCCAACGGACACCTCCAGGCCGTCGGCACCGATGCCGCGGGCAGACGCCAGTACCTGTACCACCCGCAGTTCCGCGAACGGCAGGAGGCGGCGAAGCACGAACACGTCCTCGAGGTCGCCGCCGCGCTCCCCGAGGTGCGCGCACACGTGGCGGAGGACCTCGCGGGCCGAGGCCTCAGCCGCGACCGCGTGCGGGCCTGCGCCGCCCGCCTCCTCGACCTCGGCTTCTTCCGCATCGGCAACGAGTCCTACCGGCGGGACAACGGCACGTACGGACTCACGACCCTGCTCAAGGAGCACGTCACCTGCCGACGCGGCGAGGTCTCCGTCACGTACCCGGCGAAGTTCTCCAAGACGATGACGCGCGCGCTCGTCGACCCGCCCGCCTGCAAGGTCCTGCGCGCCCTGCTGCGCCGCGACAGCGCGGGCCCGCGGCTGTTCACCTATTGGCAGGGCGGCTCCTGGCACGAACTGCAGGCCGCCGACCTCAACGACTACCTGCGGGACCGCGCGGGCACCGACATCACCGCGAAGGACTTCCGCGTCTGGCACGGCACCGTCCTGGCGGCGGTCGCCCTCGCCGTGTCGGCGCAGGTCGCCGACGAGTCGAAGGCGGCGCGCAAACGCGCCGTCACCCGGGCGGTCCGCGAGGTCAGTGAGTACCTCAGCAACACACCTGCCGTCTGCCGTGCCTCGTACATCAACCCGCGCGTCATCGAACTCTTCGAGGAGGGACGCACGATCGCCGACGCCCTCGACCGGCTCGGCGACGGCGCCACGTTCGGCCGCCCGGCCACGCAGGGGGCCGTGGAGGAGGCGGTGCTGCGCCTGCTGAGCTGA